A genomic stretch from Lathyrus oleraceus cultivar Zhongwan6 chromosome 2, CAAS_Psat_ZW6_1.0, whole genome shotgun sequence includes:
- the LOC127121528 gene encoding probable pectate lyase 4 → MGPQGVNYVIWQFVLTIVIVIFFVPKLSSAKQSKLMGLNMNMIDRCWRPNSEWRRQRQQIATCSIGYVGKMTNNIGKDLIQYEVTDPNDDPINPKLGTLRYGASVIQGKVWITFQKDMNIRLNKPLLISSFTTIDGRGVNIHIANNACLMIFKTTNIIIHSIRIHHCKAQAPGMVMGPNGKVIHLGPVDGDAIRLVTASKIWIDHNTLNDCEDGLIDVTRGSSNVTISNNWFREQDKVMLLGHDDGYVRDKNMKVTVVYNHFGPNCNQRMPRIRHGYAHVANNLYLGWMQYAIGGSMGPSLKSEANLFIAPKVGSKEITWRQNGQTNGDKWEFHSVRDAFENGASFEVTNGGRVPKPNYSKDEYFQVVDVKSVRLLTRSSGALQCSRTSLC, encoded by the exons ATGGGACCTCAAGGTGTGAATTATGTCATATGGCAATTTGTTTTGACCATTGTAATTGTTATCTTTTTTGTTCCAAAACTTAGTTCTGCCAAACAATCTAAATTAATGGGTTTGAATATGAATATGATTGATCGTTGTTGGAGGCCAAATTCAGAATGGAGGAGGCAAAGACAACAAATAGCGACCTGCTCTATAGGCTATGTCGGAAAAATGACAAACAACATTGGTAAAGACCTCATACAATATGAAGTTACTGACCCAAATGATGATCCTATAAACCCTAAACTAGGTACATTGAGATACGGAGCCTCTGTAATTCAAGGTAAGGTATGGATCACATTTCAAAAAGATATGAACATTAGACTCAACAAACCCCTTCTCATTAGTAGTTTCACTACTATTGATGGTCGTGGTGTCAATATCCACATTGCTAACAATGCATGTTTGATGATATTCAAG ACCACCAACATAATCATTCATAGCATTCGAATTCATCACTGCAAAGCTCAAGCTCCGGGGATGGTGATGGGGCCTAATGGAAAGGTAATTCATTTAGGTCCAGTAGATGGAGATGCAATAAGATTGGTCACTGCTTCAAAAATTTGGATTGATCACAATACTCTTAATGATTGTGAAGATGGTCTTATTGATGTCACCCGAGGTTCTAGTAACGTGACGATATCCAATAATTGGTTTAGAGAACAAGATAAAGTTATGCTTCTTGGTCATGATGATGGATATGTGAGAGACAAAAACATGAAAGTTACTGTTGTGTATAATCATTTTGGACCTAATTGCAACCAAAGAATGCCTAG GATTCGTCATGGATATGCACATGTAGCCAACAATCTCTACTTAGGATGGATGCAATATGCCATTGGGGGAAGTATGGGGCCTAGTCTAAAAAGTGAGGCTAACCTCTTCATAGCACCAAAAGTTGGAAGTAAGGAG ATAACATGGAGACAAAATGGTCAAACAAATGGGGACAAATGGGAATTTCATTCCGTAAGAGATGCATTTGAAAATGGAGCCTCTTTTGAGGTAACAAATGGTGGGCGTGTGCCAAAGCCAAATTATAGCAAAGACGAATATTTTCAAGTTGTTGACGTTAAATCTGTTAGATTATTGACACGATCATCAGGCGCACTTCAATGCAGTAGAACCTCTTTATGTTGA
- the LOC127123690 gene encoding uncharacterized protein LOC127123690, with translation MAGEKVSESSLQTSVVLIYVSRRCKPLPLSSPLLLLTAALTLSAKPTAYEALRNINFPEGFLPQGVTRYELDESSGNFHADLNGSCRFSLQDLRGINVTVLFLWVNILEVVRKGDDLDFSVGFATTPFPLDSFFDSPQCGCGLDCDILRIRKLKLNTKNPSLSSA, from the exons ATGGCGGGCGAAAAAGTTTCAGaatcaagcttgcagacatcAGTTGTATTAATCTATGTTTCAC GGCGATGCAAACCGCTACCACTTTCCTCCCCCCTCCTCCTCCTAACGGCGGCGCTAACCCTCTCCGCCAAACCAACCGCCTACGAAGCCCTTCGAAACATCAATTTTCCAGAGGGATTTCTCCCACAAGGCGTAACACGCTACGAACTCGACGAATCAAGTGGCAATTTCCACGCCGATCTGAACGGTTCGTGCAGATTCTCTTTACAAGATCTCAGGGGTATAAACGTCACAGTGCTATTCCTCTGGGTAAACATTCTTGAAGTTGTTAGAAAAGGAGATGACCTTGATTTCTCTGTCGGATTCGCTACTACTCCTTTTCCGTTAGATAGTTTCTTTGATTCTCCACAGTGCGGTTGCGGTTTGGATTGTGATATTTTAAGAATAAGAAAACTCAAATTGAATACGAAAAACCCTTCTCTTTCATCTGCTTAG
- the LOC127123691 gene encoding uncharacterized protein LOC127123691 — protein MSIFVDTGQCKPLPLSSPLLHLTAALTLSAEPTAYEALRNFNFPEGFLPQGVTRYELDKSSGNFHADLNGSCRFSLQDLRGISVTVLFLWVNILEVVRKRDDLDFSVGFATAPFPLDSFFDSPQCGCGLDCDILRIRKLKLNTKNPSLSSA, from the coding sequence ATGTCCATTTTTGTGGATACAGGGCAATGCAAACCGCTACCACTTTCCTCCCCCCTCCTCCACCTAACGGCGGCGCTAACCCTCTCCGCCGAACCAACCGCCTACGAAGCCCTTCGAAACTTCAATTTTCCAGAGGGATTTCTCCCACAAGGTGTAACACGCTACGAACTCGACAAATCAAGTGGCAATTTCCATGCCGATCTGAACGGTTCGTGCAGATTCTCTTTACAAGATCTCAGGGGTATAAGCGTCACAGTTCTATTCCTCTGGGTAAACATTCTTGAAGTTGTTAGAAAAAGAGATGACCTTGATTTCTCTGTCGGATTCGCTACTGCTCCTTTTCCGTTAGATAGTTTCTTTGATTCTCCACAGTGCGGTTGCGGTTTGGATTGTGATATTTTAAGAATAAGAAAACTCAAATTGAATACGAAAAACCCTTCTCTTTCATCTGCTTAG